One Gambusia affinis linkage group LG15, SWU_Gaff_1.0, whole genome shotgun sequence genomic window carries:
- the npm1a gene encoding nucleophosmin 1a, which yields MNGLNDEPMTPQSFLYGCALEAGKEVVFNPDDDELEHQLDLRMACVDASSKDELHVVEVEGQDSEGQKVKAALVSLKPSTLPSVCLGGFTVTPPTVFRLKTGSGPVHLTGQHLIMMENDQSFDEEDDEDEEEEEEEAVPASKKRSIPFAAAKFQKKIKMEAGDDEDDDEEDEDDDDEEEDDDEESETEESPVKVKQTQPKATPAKQKGPAQNGKNSAQSTPALKQKTPKVKVEKSPKTPATPRVELTFPQIKSKLMEAMKKGITLPKVQPKFENFVKHSNKVTDTQIIADLWKWRQTLKDEK from the exons ATGAACGGACTAAACGACGAGCCAATGACACCACAGTCCTTTCTTTATG ggtGTGCTCTGGAAGCCGGCAAGGAGGTGGTCTTCAATCCTGATGATGATGAGTTGGAGCATCAACTAGATCTGAGAATG GCATGTGTGGACGCCAGCTCCAAGGATGAACTCCACGTGGTGGAGGTTGAAGGACAGGATTCGGAGGGTCAGAAAGTCAAGGCAGCGCTAGTTTCACTCAAGCCGTCCACCCTGCCCAGC GTGTGTCTTGGTGGGTTCACAGTCACACCCCCAACAGTGTTTCGTCTGAAGACCGGTTCAGGTCCAGTTCACCTCACTGGACAACACCTCATCA TGATGGAGAATGACCAGTCTTTtgatgaagaagatgatgaagatgaagaggaggaagaggaagaagctgTTCCAGCATCAAAGAAAAGATCCATCCCATTCGCTGCTGCCAAGTTTCAG aaaaaaattaaaatggaagcAGGGGATGAcgaagatgatgatgaggaagatga ggatgatgatgatgaagaggaggatgatgatgaagagAGTGAAACTGAGGAATCACCAGTGAAG GTCAAACAAACCCAACCCAAAGCAACTCCGGCCAAACAAAAGGGCCCGGCTCAGAATGGCAAGAACTCCGCACAGAGCACACCTGCCCTAAAGCAG AAGACCCCCAAGGTGAAAGTTGAGAAGTCACCAAAGACTCCGGCAACTCCCAGAGTGGAATTAACCTTTCCTCAGATTAAATCTAAACTGATGGAGGCAATGAAGAAG GGTATCACGTTACCTAAAGTGCAGCCCAAGTTTGAGAACTTTGTGAAGCATTCCAACAAAGTGACCGACACCCAG aTCATTGCGGATCTGTGGAAGTGGCGACAGACGCTGAAGGACGAAAAGTAG
- the LOC122844318 gene encoding claudin-7-B-like isoform X1: MANKGLQILGFALALIGVIGLIIGTILPQWKMSAFVGSNIITAVSMYEGLWMSCAFQSTGQIQCKVYDSMLQLNSALQATRALMVVSIIVVVAGMGAACMGMKCTNCGGDDQVKKAKIAMTGGIIILIGGKTQIPKLKPGSFKTSGNVSNNACSPTALCAIVACSWYANDIVRAFYDPFTPVNTKYEFGSAIFIGWAGSFLGIIGGAMLAASCPREKRSPNYPMSSRPPSNKQDYV, translated from the exons ATGGCAAACAAGGGTCTTCAGATTCTGGGCTTCGCTCTGGCTCTCATTGGTGTGATTGGATTGATAATTGGCACCATTTTGCCACAGTGGAAGATGTCAGCCTTTGTTGGGTCCAACATCATCACGGCAGTGTCTATGTACGAGGGACTGTGGATGTCTTGCGCGTTTCAGAGCACAGGCCAGATCCAGTGCAAAGTGTACGACTCCATGCTGCAGCTCAACA GTGCCCTTCAAGCAACACGCGCCCTCATGGTCGTGAGCATAATTGTGGTTGTTGCTGGGATGGGGGCAGCTTGTATGGGGATGAAATGCACCAACTGCGGAGGCGACGACCAGGTGAAGAAGGCCAAGATTGCTATGACTGGTGGCATTATTATCTTGATTGGAGGTAAGACGCAAATCCCTAAACTCAAACCAGGATCTTTCAAAACTAGTGGGAATGTATCAAATAATGCATGTTCTCCCACAGCTTTGTGTGCCATTGTGGCCTGCTCTTGGTATGCTAACGACATTGTCCGAGCCTTCTACGATCCCTTCACTCCTGTCAACACAAA GTACGAGTTCGGCTCTGCCATCTTCATCGGCTGGGCTGGATCTTTTTTGGGTATTATTGGAGGTGCTATGCTGGCGGCATCCTGCCCAAGAGAAAAACGTTCGCCCAACTACCCCATGTCCAGCAGGCCCCCCAGCAACAAGCAGGACTACGTTTGA
- the LOC122844318 gene encoding claudin-7-B-like isoform X2, which produces MANKGLQILGFALALIGVIGLIIGTILPQWKMSAFVGSNIITAVSMYEGLWMSCAFQSTGQIQCKVYDSMLQLNSALQATRALMVVSIIVVVAGMGAACMGMKCTNCGGDDQVKKAKIAMTGGIIILIGALCAIVACSWYANDIVRAFYDPFTPVNTKYEFGSAIFIGWAGSFLGIIGGAMLAASCPREKRSPNYPMSSRPPSNKQDYV; this is translated from the exons ATGGCAAACAAGGGTCTTCAGATTCTGGGCTTCGCTCTGGCTCTCATTGGTGTGATTGGATTGATAATTGGCACCATTTTGCCACAGTGGAAGATGTCAGCCTTTGTTGGGTCCAACATCATCACGGCAGTGTCTATGTACGAGGGACTGTGGATGTCTTGCGCGTTTCAGAGCACAGGCCAGATCCAGTGCAAAGTGTACGACTCCATGCTGCAGCTCAACA GTGCCCTTCAAGCAACACGCGCCCTCATGGTCGTGAGCATAATTGTGGTTGTTGCTGGGATGGGGGCAGCTTGTATGGGGATGAAATGCACCAACTGCGGAGGCGACGACCAGGTGAAGAAGGCCAAGATTGCTATGACTGGTGGCATTATTATCTTGATTGGAG CTTTGTGTGCCATTGTGGCCTGCTCTTGGTATGCTAACGACATTGTCCGAGCCTTCTACGATCCCTTCACTCCTGTCAACACAAA GTACGAGTTCGGCTCTGCCATCTTCATCGGCTGGGCTGGATCTTTTTTGGGTATTATTGGAGGTGCTATGCTGGCGGCATCCTGCCCAAGAGAAAAACGTTCGCCCAACTACCCCATGTCCAGCAGGCCCCCCAGCAACAAGCAGGACTACGTTTGA